From one Amaranthus tricolor cultivar Red isolate AtriRed21 chromosome 17, ASM2621246v1, whole genome shotgun sequence genomic stretch:
- the LOC130803725 gene encoding uncharacterized protein LOC130803725 — protein sequence MSTQHSLLVLVFRIRRLIVEKKLKGRETIMWGRLKGDKAATSSSKIKTSGYPSISDDANQMWVTMAETIRKVAKETLGELTGKPRVYKELWWWNKEVQKKLNDKNRRFKELMACTEEKDRIQKKERYKEAKQEAKKAVVEAKSRAFKAFYQKLDTKEGEKYIFKLAKARSRQRKDLGTMRGLTKEIRQTSAIQRTQVHGSFSGITTVEVREAIKKMEGFKVVGPDNIPIEVWRGLGEEGIHWLTKLFHAILRSSKMLEEWRVSTIIPLFKNKGNA from the exons ATGTCCACCCAACATAgtttattagtattagtatttcgTATAAGGAGATTGATTGTCGAGAAGAAGTTAAAGGGCAGGGAAACGATCATGTGGGGAAGACTTAAAGGGGATAAGGCCGCAACCTCGTCAAGCAAGATCAAGACGTCAGGTTACCCAAGTATTTCAGATGATGCAAATCAAATGTGGGTGACTATGGCGGAAACCATTCGTAAGGTGGCAAAGGAAACATTAGGGGAGTTGACAGGGAAACCAAGGGTGTACAAAGAGTTGTGGTGGTGGAACAAAGAGGTGCAAAAGAAGTTAAACGACAAAAACAGGAGATTCAAGGAGCTTATGGCTTGTACGGAGGAGAAAGATCGGATACAAAAGAAAGAGAGGTATAAAGAAGCAAAACAGGAGGCAAAGAAAGCAGTAGTAGAGGCAAAGAGTCGAGCGTTTAAAGCCTTTTATCAaaagcttgataccaaagagggggagaaatatatttttaagttggctAAAGCCAGATCTAGGCAGAGGAAAGATCTAGGAACAATGAG GGGTCTAACTAAGGAAATTCGACAAACTTCGGCCATCCAAAGAACACAGGTTCATGGGTCGTTTAGTGGTATAACCACGGTGGAAGTAAGAGAAGCTATCAAAAAGATGGAGGGATTTAAGGTAGTTGGACCTGATAACATtccgattgaggtgtggaggggtttaggagaagagggcattcATTGGCTTACTAAACTCTTTCATGCCATCTTGAGATCTAGTAAGATGCTGGAAGAATGGAGGGTTAGCACAATTATCCCACTGTTTAAGAACAAGGGCAATGCATAA